A window of the Cellvibrio sp. pealriver genome harbors these coding sequences:
- a CDS encoding AraC family transcriptional regulator, which yields MQEFYNKAFLVFLSLLLASGLVAYFCIDKTFLQVSLLPNTNEHLQWKAEVQTDSDQGGDSSVKIADDTFSLNFHLALTPKARYPYGAVNLVFKDRDGNARYVDLSAFDKMTFSSKCSNPSTLSFALLTFDEQVSTHGHYLSYRSPSTFFACNLQWQKIELDLTRLETAQWWFEMFKVDLSNKTYKLNQVAKLNFGSSVQVPMNTDTNVQISEITLAGHNWFYLYLLAALLVLVWSAYGLWFFRQHSRALIIELQNKIQRDRPLVAYQQISVEPLRDKDRSAILHFMATQYANPDLNLEAMAIEIGVSRTKINDILKSELGFTFTGYLNKLRLTEAARLLAQEEDANIAEIAYSVGYKNVSYFNKLFKEEYRCTPKIYKSLHDKTLTEGNE from the coding sequence ATGCAGGAATTTTATAACAAAGCATTTCTGGTGTTTCTTTCGTTGTTGTTAGCCAGCGGCTTGGTGGCCTATTTCTGTATCGATAAGACATTTTTGCAGGTGTCATTGTTGCCCAACACCAATGAACACCTGCAGTGGAAAGCGGAAGTCCAAACGGATAGTGATCAAGGCGGCGATTCCAGTGTAAAAATTGCCGATGACACATTCAGTTTAAATTTTCATCTCGCGCTCACCCCTAAAGCACGCTATCCCTACGGCGCAGTCAATTTGGTATTCAAAGACCGCGACGGCAATGCGCGATACGTGGATTTATCCGCGTTCGATAAAATGACGTTCAGTAGTAAATGCTCCAATCCCAGCACCCTCAGCTTCGCACTGCTGACATTTGATGAGCAGGTATCCACACACGGCCATTATTTAAGTTATCGCAGCCCGTCTACTTTTTTTGCCTGCAACCTGCAATGGCAAAAAATTGAATTGGATTTAACCCGGCTGGAAACAGCGCAGTGGTGGTTCGAGATGTTTAAAGTAGATTTATCGAACAAAACCTACAAACTCAACCAGGTCGCCAAGCTTAATTTTGGTAGCAGCGTCCAGGTGCCGATGAATACAGATACCAATGTGCAGATCAGTGAAATCACCCTTGCGGGGCACAATTGGTTTTATCTGTATCTGTTAGCGGCGCTGTTGGTATTGGTGTGGAGTGCCTATGGTTTGTGGTTTTTCCGGCAGCACTCGCGCGCGTTAATTATCGAACTGCAAAATAAAATCCAACGCGACCGCCCGCTGGTTGCTTATCAGCAAATTTCAGTAGAACCACTAAGAGATAAAGACCGCAGCGCCATCCTGCATTTTATGGCCACCCAATACGCTAATCCCGATTTAAATCTGGAGGCCATGGCAATAGAAATTGGGGTAAGTCGCACCAAAATTAACGACATCCTCAAATCTGAATTAGGCTTTACCTTCACCGGTTATTTGAACAAGCTGCGTTTGACAGAAGCCGCGCGCCTGTTGGCACAAGAAGAGGATGCCAATATTGCCGAGATTGCCTACTCTGTTGGTTACAAAAATGTGTCTTACTTTAATAAACTGTTTAAAGAAGAATATCGCTGTACGCCCAAAATATACAAAAGCCTGCACGACAAAACCCTCACTGAAGGGAATGAATAA